A DNA window from Dendrosporobacter quercicolus contains the following coding sequences:
- a CDS encoding amidohydrolase — MLAICGGTVYTAAAASTSPLPGATILIQNGKILAVNQHISIPHDAKIIDARDKTITPGFIDCHTHIGLAEEAAGAAHLDKNEVNDPVCPHLRAIDGINPEDPGLRDAYSSGTTTIIITPGSETVIGGQSVAIKTYGHIIDHMVLRQPAGIKMAFGENPIKTYVNKDQPPSTRMSIAGIIREALVKARNYQKNSTSSDRDLRMEALLLLLNGTIPLRAHAHAADDIMTAIRIADEFSLKLNIEHATAAHKIADELARRNVTATIGPSITARVKVELRERTYSTPALLHQAGVKIALITDHPILPISSLRLEAALAIREGLPRDIALKAITLTAAEIIGVSDRVGSIEAGKEADLVILDGDPFAVATNIEQVFVNGQQVFKR, encoded by the coding sequence ATGCTTGCTATTTGCGGAGGAACAGTCTATACAGCAGCAGCTGCCAGTACCAGTCCGCTGCCTGGGGCCACAATTCTTATTCAAAACGGCAAAATACTGGCTGTTAACCAACATATTTCCATCCCTCACGATGCTAAAATAATTGACGCCAGAGACAAGACAATTACCCCTGGCTTTATCGACTGCCACACTCATATCGGCCTGGCGGAAGAAGCCGCCGGAGCAGCTCACCTGGATAAAAACGAAGTAAATGATCCGGTTTGCCCCCACCTGCGGGCCATTGACGGCATTAACCCCGAAGACCCCGGCTTGCGTGACGCCTACAGCTCCGGCACTACAACAATTATCATTACACCGGGCAGCGAAACAGTAATCGGCGGTCAAAGCGTTGCAATAAAAACCTATGGGCATATCATTGATCATATGGTCCTGCGTCAGCCTGCGGGAATTAAAATGGCCTTTGGCGAAAATCCTATCAAAACCTATGTCAATAAAGATCAGCCGCCCTCTACCCGCATGAGTATCGCCGGTATCATTAGAGAAGCCCTGGTGAAAGCCCGCAACTATCAGAAAAATTCCACTTCATCTGATCGCGATTTACGCATGGAGGCTTTGCTGCTGCTGCTTAACGGCACAATCCCCCTGCGGGCGCACGCTCATGCCGCCGACGATATTATGACGGCAATTCGCATTGCCGATGAGTTCAGCCTAAAGCTCAACATCGAGCATGCCACAGCAGCTCATAAAATAGCTGACGAATTAGCTCGCCGCAATGTCACCGCTACCATTGGCCCCTCAATTACCGCACGGGTAAAAGTTGAATTGCGGGAACGGACTTACAGTACACCAGCCCTGCTACATCAAGCCGGCGTAAAAATTGCGCTAATCACCGACCACCCCATTCTCCCAATCAGCAGTCTCCGTTTGGAGGCCGCCTTAGCCATCCGCGAAGGTCTGCCGCGCGACATCGCGCTAAAAGCAATCACGCTGACGGCTGCTGAAATTATCGGCGTAAGTGACCGCGTTGGCAGTATTGAAGCAGGCAAAGAGGCTGATCTTGTCATTTTAGACGGCGACCCCTTTGCTGTTGCAACCAATATTGAACAGGTTTTTGTCAACGGACAACAAGTCTTTAAGCGATAG